A region of the Corticium candelabrum chromosome 4, ooCorCand1.1, whole genome shotgun sequence genome:
CATAGCAACTAAAGGTATGAATTTATGGTGGCATGATGAGCAGCAGATTTATTGACTTTAAACTGGcaccagtacagtacacactgcATGGTTTAGTCGTTCTAATTGCATGAATTTCAAATTTACGCAACTTAGCAAAAGCAGCCTCAACGGCATTAGTAGAAACGAAATGCAAGTATATCTACTAAACAACTCGAAGTAACAGTTTTTCATGTCCAGCCTACAGCATCCATAAGACACACCCAATAGCAGCTAACAATGATGTGAAGACTAGATTACCCAATGCACTTCTATATATTCCAGCCGCCGCAGAAGGTGTGCTTCCACACCAAGAATTCAGTATTTGTATTTTCTTAATGACAATGCATACGGTAGACGTAGAATTTACACAATTGCACGTCGTCAGCTCACTTGCATATGGAATGGTAGACATTACAGCTTTCATTGCGTCTGCACATGACGCAGGACAAGGAGAGTCTGAATAATTACCGCAATGACTCTGTTCAAGGAGGAAGTAGCTTCCACACGAACCAAACTTGTCGAGAAAGCAGTTATCATAAACGTTCTCGCAGGAGCCAACCGGATTCGCTGTTGGTACATCCACTGTGGGAGGCGGAACGGGTGAGTTACCACCATAGCAGGTTGATAGCACATTGCCCAGTGATAATTGACACCAAACGTCATCGCCACATTCGCAGCTTGACAACTTGTTACCGATTGGATGCCGAAGTAGATTGTAGAACGACTCGTTGCACTGTTGTGCACAAGTGAGTCGCGGTACAAAAGGTGTACAGATGTTCAAGTACGCGAGGTATCGAGATTGGCACGTGGTGCTAATTGAGCAAAACTTCAACAAGTCGGAACAAGTGAGCTGTCCAGTGTGATTGAAGGCGGAAGCCGGAGGGGTCGGTCTGACATCTCCAAAGCATTTCGTCATGACGGAGTTCGCAAAAGACGTGCATATGTCTCCCAAAACTCCTGTTCCGCAGTCGCATTCGTGCCAGAGACTTCCCACTGAGTTCGAAATCAGATCGATGTAGCTGTCTTTGCATTCTTGTGAGCACGTGTTCGCAGTGACCGTCGAGCACGTGGTCAAGTAGTAGAGGAGCAAATATCTGCATGTCATGTCGCTGTCGCACTTGCTTCTTACGTCTGTGCACGTGAGGCGCTGAGTGTCACCGTTTGTCTGGCCGACGACAGAAAGCACAACgaagacactgacagacaacaacatCATCCTCGGTCGGATCCCCAATGACGTTCACGCGGTCTTACTCGCACTCTAGTTTACCAGACAGTAATTCGGTCCTTCCTGTCTGCTCCGCTTCCGCTAACCTAGCTAGCCACTAATTAGAAAACCGCCCTACGGCAGCCAGATTGATAGAACTGATTCTATTCTATTTTGTCCGGTCCAAGCTGGACTGCTACAGATGCAAACGAGTCCATATCTTTGTTAGCCACAAATCGCCGACGCCCATTCTAGTCACGTGACGACAATGGTGGCGTACATATAAGCCCGTATATTTACGCTAGCGCTCGGGAACGCGCacatccgtctgtccatctgacacatctgtctgtctgtaactcgccgatcgacacgacgccggtctcggatcgtcgcgaaacgcggtgggccggtcgagatcgcgagtccgagacgaacggtcgactgcctccgacggccctgtgcatcttttattctATGGCGTGTAATCAGTGTCAAAATTACTCCGGTAGTACTACTATTTACTTGGGGTCGGTCGCACCCTCAATGAGGTCGGTTACTACgtcaatgaggtcggtcctAAACGTCATGAGGTCGGTCCGAGACGTCATGAGGTCGGTCGCTAAGTCAATGCGGTCGGTCCTAGCTAGACGTCATGTGAGGTCGGTCGTAGACTtactcaatgaggtcggtcgtaGACATACTCAGTGAGGTCGGTCCTAcactcaatgaggtcggtcctacactcaatgaggtcggtcctacactcaatgaggtcggtcctACACTCAATACGTGAGGTCGAGGAAAATATGTTTCATACGTACATACCCAACTAAAAGTCTAGCCTTTACCACGCACGTGCGCGAAGGTCACGTGATCTATCGTCGCTTGTTTcaggaccaccgaaagcaagtCGAGGCTACACATCTGACTATGACGTCGAATCGGCATGTGATTCAACATGCAAAGTTTGAATCGACAACGATGACATCATGTCTAGGCATCAACGTCTGTCcctgtagctagagatctagGGACCTCGAGAACATCTTGTTTACGTGGTTTACTCACGGTTCTAATCTCTAGCTAAAaacatttaaaatttgaaatttgaacaAATCAAGCAAATGAATCTGCAAAcgaacaatattaattaattaattaataaacatctACATAATTCACTGATGTCTCTTATACTTGCATTTGAACTAATTTTTTATAACTACATTATAACTATTTAATAAATGATTGCGTTTTCCAAGCAGCAAAGCaacatgtaattaattagacaattAATTGCTATGTTTAGTATGACAGGAAGCTATTGACATACATGGAGACACCTCTGTGACCTCATATTCTCACACATCAACACGTCCCAGATGTTAATGAATTTTCAATTGTCgattttttaaaattgttCCTGACAATTTatattcaatatttaattttcaaattttcatTTTACTTAAGAAATTGATTAGATATATAATAAGCAGAACGTCCGCCCACTACACTGTGTCATACAGTATGATATCTGACCATTGCAAAtgtacagtttaattaacaattttctATTGATTGTGGTAATTAATGTTCTAGACTGTTTCAATAATTGCTATTAATaactacatttaattaatacatttattttgatCTAATAGCTGTGAAGAGACAATAATGTATCTATGGTTGGTtatattctagttatatttctattgattgtTTGCGTTGGGCAAGATAtttactaagtttgaattgaattgaaagttgtctttccccCATACTAGTCATTCAAATTTAGAAATCTGTCGATAGGTGTCGACCTATtcgaccaccactttggcaaatatgtagtttcagaagtaaaactttgcgtacaaacttctatttactgtattaatattttgagaaagttttaatgattgatattaatgtctacatattacaattattttgattcaactctggctgtggagtaacaacgtacagtaagacttgcatgtagctatagtgtaatataaaatggttgaatattgtaaatacacattctttacattctaattatatttctattgatggtttgaattgggtaaaatatctactaagtttgaattcaattgaaagttgtcttccctcaatacaagtcattcgaatttttgaaatctgtcgactaatgttgacatatctgaccaccactttggcaaatatgtagtttcagaagtaaaactttgcatacaaacttctatttactctattaatattttgagaaagttttaatgattggtattgatatctacatattacaattattttgattcaactctggctgtgtacagcaagacctgcatgtagctatagtataatataaaatggttgaatattgtaattacgcattctttacattctagttatatttctatcgatggtttgaattgggtaagatatctactaagtttgaattcaattaaaagttgtctttcctcaatacaagtcattggaattttttgaaatctgtcgactaatgttgacatatctgaccaccacttcggcgaatatgtagtttcagaagtaaaactttgcatacaaacttctatttactgtaccAATATTTTGAaagagttttaatgattgatatcaatatcaacatcTACCTTTAGTACAATTACTTTGATCCAACTGACCGTCAAATCAAGAAAGCAGAACAGCAAAATCTTGATGTAGCTATGTTATATGGTTGAGTATAGattgatacacacactttCCATTCTACTTATATTTGTACCAATTAAGTTCACATGCAGCATGGTCTCTATGATTACAGATCTACTTCAATATCATTGAGAGTTTCAACAATTTACATGTCTCCCCTTACAATTAAGTATTGATGCACACTTGCAAAGTAATCTAATTACATAAAGTAGCTCAAGATATTCTAGCTTTTGCGCTAACTACAGGTCATGGCCAGTTTGTGATCACATCGTCTTGCATAGCTGCTTCAACAAGAACATAAGGACCAACATTTCTCAGTGGATGAACAACTGATGCTGTTAGTTCATGTTCAAACTTCTCATCCTTCCAGCTAGgttccaacagacagaaatatgtGCAATATTTCAGCATATGCATCATTGTCTCTTGTAAACTTGTATAATTGTTTCTCCTACATTGTGTGTCATACTTCAATGA
Encoded here:
- the LOC134178395 gene encoding uncharacterized protein LOC134178395; this translates as MMLLSVSVFVVLSVVGQTNGDTQRLTCTDVRSKCDSDMTCRYLLLYYLTTCSTVTANTCSQECKDSYIDLISNSVGSLWHECDCGTGVLGDICTSFANSVMTKCFGDVRPTPPASAFNHTGQLTCSDLLKFCSISTTCQSRYLAYLNICTPFVPRLTCAQQCNESFYNLLRHPIGNKLSSCECGDDVWCQLSLGNVLSTCYGGNSPVPPPTVDVPTANPVGSCENVYDNCFLDKFGSCGSYFLLEQSHCGNYSDSPCPASCADAMKAVMSTIPYASELTTCNCVNSTSTVCIVIKKIQILNSWCGSTPSAAAGIYRSALGNLVFTSLLAAIGCVLWML